The sequence CCGCTGACGCGGAGGGGGCGCACGGTAGGGATGGCTTTCTCTCGCAGACATTGGCCCGCGAGTGAGGGCTCCACGCGGGCCCGTGGACAGCTTTCCTGGCTCGCGGGGTGGGCGCGGCTCTCGGAGCTTCCGTGTGTGTCCATGGAGGAGGTGCACCCGTGTCCATGGCAAGGGTGGACGGATGCACACGCCACGGCCCGGGTGGGCATGAAGCATGTGCTCCACTCCACGCGGGGCGGGGCAGGCGTCCCGAGCTTGTGGAGGCGCGCGTGCGAGCATCACTACTCTTTTTCACAGTCAATGAATGACGCGGTGCTGCGAAGGGAGGGAAGCCCATGCGCACGCCCAAGGACACGCTGTTGCTCCGAAGCCTGGAGCACTCGCTGGCGGGACGGCCGGCGGAGGCAGCGCAGGCGCTCTTCTCCCTGCACGCGCTGCTGGACGTGCACGAGGAGCCGGAGGACCTGCACTACCTCCTCTTCGCCCGGGCACTCTCCCGGCGGCTGGAGGGCTCGGGCGCGGTGACGCGCAATCCCTATCTCGACTCGGAGCAGGAGCAGGAGGCCCGGCAGATTGACTTGTTCCGCCTGCTGATGACGCACATGCCGCTGGCGTCGGCGGCGGACGCGGTGGCCAACGCGCTGCTGGTGGGGCTGCTGCGCGGGCACTCCGAGGCGACGCTGTTGGACGTGGGCATCGGCCAGGCGCGGCAGGACTGCGGGTTGCTGCGCGAGTTGGCGAAGGCGGGCGCGCTGCCCAAGCGGCTGACGCTGGTGGGCGTGGACCCGAGCGGCGCCAGCCTGGGACAGGCGGAGGGCGCGGTGGCGGAGGTGGCGCGCGAGGTGGGCGTGGCCGTGCGCTTCGTGGGGCTGGAGACGCCGGTGGAGTCGCTGGCGGACGCGACGTGGGCGGCGCTGCGCGGCGTGCCGAGGCCGCTGGTGGTGAACGCGGCCTTCGCGCTGCACCACGTGGCGGAGACGCCGGACAGCGGAGGCGCGGCGCGGGACAGGGTGCTGCGGCGCCTGCGCGCGCTGGAGCCGACGGGGCTGGTGCTGTGCGAGCCCAACGTGGACCACCACCGCGCGCCGGTGCGCGAGCGCTTCCGGAATGCGTGGAACCACTTCACGCGCATATTCGAATTGCTGGACACGCTGGACGTGCCGAAGCAGGAGCGCGCGGCAATCAAGCGCTTCTTCGGCCGCGAGGTGGATGACGTGGTGGGCACGGTGGACGAGTCCGCCCGCTGCGAGCGCCACGAGACGGCGCAGTCGTGGCTGGACAGGCTGCGCCGCGCGGGCTTCGAGCCGCTGGAGACACTGGCGCGCGTGCGGCCCTCGGACGTGCACCCGGCGGTGACGCTGAGACGCGAGCCGGGCTTCGTGGGAATCTCCTACCGGGACGACACGCTGGTGGCGGTGCTGGGCGCGCGTCCGGTGGAGGGACATCGATGACGGGCGAGGCTTCGAACGCGCTGGCGGCGGCAGACCCACTGGCGGCCAGGGTGCTGCGGCGCTGCCGCGAGGCGGGCGTGCGACTGGTGCTGGCGGAGGCGTGCACGGGCGGCCTGGTGTGCGCGCGGCTGACGGAAGTGGCGGGTGCGTCGGCGGTGGTGGAGCGCGGCTTCATTCCGTACTCGAACGAGTCGAAGGCGGAGCAGCTCGGCATGTCGCTGGCGCTGCTCCAGACGCACGGCTCGGTGAGCGCGG comes from Pyxidicoccus parkwaysis and encodes:
- a CDS encoding CinA family protein; translation: MTGEASNALAAADPLAARVLRRCREAGVRLVLAEACTGGLVCARLTEVAGASAVVERGFIPYSNESKAEQLGMSLALLQTHGSVSAEAVEAQAHAALERSRADWAVAETGIAGPTGGTPQKPVGLAFIAVLRRGGKATVERHVFTGDRSAVRRAISDRALELLLERLGAES
- a CDS encoding GRAS family protein — translated: MRTPKDTLLLRSLEHSLAGRPAEAAQALFSLHALLDVHEEPEDLHYLLFARALSRRLEGSGAVTRNPYLDSEQEQEARQIDLFRLLMTHMPLASAADAVANALLVGLLRGHSEATLLDVGIGQARQDCGLLRELAKAGALPKRLTLVGVDPSGASLGQAEGAVAEVAREVGVAVRFVGLETPVESLADATWAALRGVPRPLVVNAAFALHHVAETPDSGGAARDRVLRRLRALEPTGLVLCEPNVDHHRAPVRERFRNAWNHFTRIFELLDTLDVPKQERAAIKRFFGREVDDVVGTVDESARCERHETAQSWLDRLRRAGFEPLETLARVRPSDVHPAVTLRREPGFVGISYRDDTLVAVLGARPVEGHR